A single Parabacteroides timonensis DNA region contains:
- a CDS encoding type IA DNA topoisomerase has translation MKTIIAEKPGVAREIARIVGATKREEGYFEGGGYAVTWAFGHLVQLAMPDGYGNHGFVRDNLPVIPETFKLVPRQTKTEKGYKPDSGVTAQIKIIATLFNRSEQIIVATDAGREGELIFRYLYHYTGCSTPFVRLWISSLTDKAIREGLKNLEAGSKYDNLYLAAKARSESDWLVGINGTQALTIAAGHGTYSVGRVQTPTLGMVCARYWENRRFTPEDFWQLHIAVDGTNEGTVKFSSSERWKEKEPATALYNKVKEAGTATVTKAERREKAEDTPLLFDLTTLQKEANAKHGFTAEQTLEIAQKLYEKKLVTYPRTGSRYIPEDVFAEIPKLLAFIGNLPEWKDKVQPRTVPTRRSVDGGKVTDHHALLVTGEKPLFLSKEDNTVYQMIAGRMIEAFSEKCIKDTTTVTAECAGVEFMVKGSVIRQAGWRAVYGEEEKEDIILPGWQEGDMLMLKGCSITEGKTKPKPLHTEATLLSAMETAGKEIEDDALRQALKDCGIGTPATRAAIIETLFKRGYMERCKKSLVPTEKGLALYSVVKTMRIADVAMTGEWEKELARIERGELPADTFRKEIEAYTKEITSELLSCDKLFARKDSDCVCPKCGTGRMQFYGKVVRCDNEECGLPVFRLKANRTLSDDEIKDLLTDGHTKLLKGFKSKQGNSFDAIVAFDGEYNTTFVFPERKTTKKFSGRKK, from the coding sequence ATGAAGACAATCATTGCAGAGAAGCCCGGTGTGGCACGTGAGATTGCCCGCATCGTGGGCGCGACAAAGAGAGAGGAAGGTTATTTCGAGGGAGGCGGCTACGCCGTGACATGGGCATTCGGGCACCTCGTCCAGCTTGCCATGCCCGACGGCTACGGCAATCACGGCTTTGTCCGTGACAACCTGCCGGTCATCCCCGAAACCTTCAAGCTCGTCCCCCGTCAGACCAAGACGGAAAAGGGATACAAGCCCGACAGCGGCGTAACGGCGCAGATAAAGATTATCGCCACCCTGTTCAACAGGAGCGAACAGATTATCGTGGCGACCGATGCCGGGCGCGAGGGAGAGCTTATCTTCCGCTACCTCTACCATTACACCGGTTGTTCCACCCCGTTCGTGCGCCTCTGGATAAGCTCGCTTACCGACAAGGCTATCCGCGAGGGGTTGAAGAACCTCGAAGCGGGCAGCAAGTACGACAACCTCTACCTTGCCGCCAAAGCACGGAGCGAATCCGACTGGCTCGTGGGCATCAACGGCACGCAGGCACTCACCATCGCCGCCGGACACGGCACATACTCCGTCGGGCGGGTGCAGACGCCCACGTTGGGAATGGTGTGCGCACGCTACTGGGAAAACCGCCGTTTCACGCCCGAAGACTTCTGGCAGCTCCATATCGCCGTGGACGGCACTAATGAAGGAACGGTGAAATTCTCCTCTTCCGAAAGATGGAAAGAGAAAGAGCCTGCAACGGCATTATATAATAAGGTAAAGGAGGCAGGCACAGCCACCGTCACGAAAGCCGAACGCAGGGAGAAGGCGGAGGACACCCCGCTACTGTTCGACCTGACCACGCTCCAGAAGGAAGCCAACGCCAAGCATGGCTTCACGGCGGAACAGACGCTTGAAATCGCGCAGAAGCTCTACGAGAAGAAGCTCGTCACCTATCCGAGAACGGGAAGCCGTTACATCCCCGAAGATGTGTTCGCCGAAATACCCAAACTGCTTGCCTTCATCGGTAACCTGCCCGAATGGAAGGACAAGGTGCAGCCGAGAACCGTACCGACACGCCGCAGCGTGGACGGCGGCAAAGTGACCGACCACCACGCCCTGCTTGTCACGGGCGAGAAGCCACTGTTCCTCTCTAAAGAGGACAACACCGTCTATCAGATGATAGCCGGACGCATGATAGAGGCTTTCTCAGAGAAATGTATCAAGGACACCACTACCGTCACAGCGGAGTGTGCCGGAGTGGAGTTCATGGTAAAAGGCAGTGTAATCAGGCAAGCCGGATGGCGTGCCGTCTATGGCGAGGAAGAGAAAGAGGATATTATCCTCCCCGGCTGGCAGGAAGGCGACATGCTGATGCTGAAAGGCTGCTCCATCACGGAGGGAAAGACCAAACCCAAGCCGTTGCATACCGAAGCCACCTTGCTCTCGGCTATGGAAACGGCGGGTAAGGAGATTGAGGACGACGCACTCCGTCAGGCATTGAAGGACTGTGGCATCGGCACGCCCGCCACCCGTGCGGCGATTATCGAAACGCTATTCAAGCGCGGCTATATGGAGCGCTGCAAGAAATCGCTTGTGCCTACCGAGAAAGGACTCGCACTTTATTCGGTTGTGAAAACAATGCGTATCGCCGATGTCGCCATGACAGGCGAATGGGAAAAGGAGCTGGCACGCATCGAGCGCGGGGAGCTTCCTGCCGACACCTTCCGCAAGGAAATAGAGGCGTACACGAAGGAGATTACCTCGGAACTGCTCTCGTGCGACAAGCTGTTCGCCCGCAAGGATTCCGATTGCGTGTGCCCCAAATGCGGCACGGGAAGAATGCAGTTCTACGGCAAGGTGGTACGCTGCGACAATGAGGAGTGCGGACTGCCCGTGTTCCGGCTGAAAGCGAACCGCACCCTTTCCGACGACGAAATCAAAGACCTGCTCACCGACGGGCACACGAAGCTGCTTAAAGGCTTCAAGAGCAAGCAGGGCAATAGTTTTGACGCCATAGTCGCTTTTGACGGGGAGTATAACACGACTTTCGTGTTCCCCGAAAGGAAAACGACCAAGAAATTTTCAGGACGGAAGAAATAA
- a CDS encoding DUF1896 family protein: protein MNNKKKNEGQTDFSYYGLYLLDYLRNNKFEQASDAAFIRERADRAAETYERARLDGYPAEGAQELAMNTLLGGLHYSKYAILREVVETEFADDVPEEKRESFIIRLLPPVDAVFSIYDLSDDNFALSPDYDLLRTELTGAVMLYIDEYGV, encoded by the coding sequence ATGAACAACAAGAAGAAAAACGAGGGTCAGACCGACTTTTCCTATTACGGTCTGTATCTGCTGGACTACCTCCGCAACAACAAGTTTGAACAGGCGTCCGATGCCGCCTTCATCCGGGAGCGTGCCGACCGCGCCGCCGAAACGTATGAGCGGGCTCGGCTTGACGGCTATCCTGCCGAGGGTGCGCAGGAACTGGCGATGAACACCCTGCTGGGCGGGCTTCACTATTCCAAGTACGCCATCCTCCGCGAAGTCGTGGAAACCGAGTTTGCCGACGATGTGCCGGAGGAAAAGCGGGAATCCTTTATTATCAGGCTGCTTCCGCCCGTCGATGCGGTATTCTCCATTTACGACCTCTCGGACGACAACTTCGCCCTGTCGCCCGATTACGACCTGCTGCGCACGGAGCTGACGGGAGCCGTCATGCTTTATATTGACGAGTATGGCGTTTAA